One window of the Camelus dromedarius isolate mCamDro1 chromosome 15, mCamDro1.pat, whole genome shotgun sequence genome contains the following:
- the LOC116151404 gene encoding collagen alpha-1(I) chain gives MGAWRGGARPAGGGGVASVACARTLRGAALVLGAASTPGWGRRARADRRRGSASEGGTAGPPFPERGGGRVQRGRGAAAVQAPVRAPQPGDTGLCRAGAARRGVVDAGARLPFFFRGALRSTRRCGPPRPPLDPRVSTANRGPVAPRGPRGIPGWISSPPLFPGRPAVAAASRLPAARGGSPGGSLPPPLFPGRPAVAAASRLPAAREGFLFCMLGLNFGRLCLSKRAVFCRSSAGGLIGRVGPSMAVVFFIGLMHVCGFVSFLSTAEPSSRGTESSALCCAVRPRGRICQERTYKDLEDPGKLLPSRILHGCSRSCGWTDGRTEDGSNGGPAPSPGPLGPGGS, from the exons ATGGGGGCGTGGAGAGGAGGCGCCCGTCCCGCCGGAGGGGGGGGCGTCGCGTCGGTCGCGTGCGCGCGCACGCTTCGCGGCGCCGCCCTCGTCCTCGGCGCCGCGTCCACGCCCGGCTGGGGGCGTCGGGCGCGTGCGGACCGGAGGCGGGGGTCGGCGTCGGAGGGCGGAACGGCGGGGCCACCCTTCCCCGAGCGCGGGGGAGGGAGGGTCCAGCGGGGCCGCGGCGCGGCCGCCGTTCAGGCGCCTGTGCGGGCACCCCAGCCGGGCGACACGGGCCTCTGTCGCGCCGGCGCGGCGCGGCGGGGTGTCGTGGACGCAGGGGCCCGCCTCCCCTTCTTTTTCCGGGGAGCCTTGCGGTCGACCAGACGCTGCGGCCCGCCGCGTCCCCCATTGGATCCACGTGTGTCCACGGCGAATCGCGGCCCTGTCGCTCCGCGCGGCCCGAGGGGGATCCCCGGGTGGATCTCTTCCCCCCCCCTTTTCCCAGGTCGACCAGCCGTCGCGGCCGCCTCTCGTCTCCCCGCGGCCCGAGGGGGATCCCCGGGTGGAtctcttccccccccccttttcccaGGTCGACCAGCCGTCGCGGCCGCCTCTCGTCTCCCCGCGGCCCGAGagggatttttattttgcatGCTTGGCTTAA attttgggcgtctttgtctttcgaagagggcggtgttctgtcggagttccgcaggtggtCTGATTGGCCGAGTGGGTCCGtcgat GGCCGTCGTTTTCTTCATCGGATTGATGCACGTCTGTGGATTCGTCTCGTTTCTCTCCACTGCG GAACCCTCGTCCCGAGGGACTGAATCTAGTGCCCTGTGCTGCGCGGTACGACCTAGGGGTCGAATCTGCCAGGAGAGGACTTACAAGGATTTGGAGGATCCTGGAAAACTGCTACCATCCAGAATCCTACATGGATGTTCAAGATCTTGTggatggacggacggacggacggaaGACGGATCGAATGGAGGCCCCGCCCCATCCCCTGGACCCCTAGGCCCAGGAGGATCGTGA